The following are encoded in a window of Streptomyces sp. Go-475 genomic DNA:
- a CDS encoding ATP-binding cassette domain-containing protein has translation MTSTYAVLSEGLEKRFGEVRALRGLDLAVAEGTVCGVLGPNGAGKTTAVRLLTTLLRPDAGSARVAGHDLVREAAAVRGRIGVTGQDTSIDGDLTGRQNLHLFGRLHRVRGPAGRTAELLDRFGLTEAADRPASTYSGGMRRRLDLAASLIRRPDVLFLDEPTTGLDPASRNLVWDVVRGLTAEGTTVLLTTQYLEEADRLADDIALVDRGRVAHTGSPAQLKALVGAHAEVVVPDADVLTEAAAVLDRLTGGQPSFDRERNAVAVVSKDPTLTLPLLVRALDTAGVPLLDASLRPPTLDDVFLRLTENTDTVKERAA, from the coding sequence ATGACTTCTACGTACGCTGTACTTAGTGAAGGTCTCGAAAAGCGGTTCGGGGAGGTCCGCGCCCTGCGCGGGCTGGATCTGGCGGTCGCCGAGGGGACGGTGTGCGGGGTCCTCGGGCCCAACGGGGCGGGGAAGACCACGGCCGTGCGGCTGCTGACCACGCTGCTGCGGCCGGACGCGGGCTCCGCCCGGGTCGCCGGGCACGACCTGGTCCGCGAGGCCGCCGCCGTGCGCGGCCGGATCGGCGTCACCGGTCAGGACACCTCGATCGACGGGGACCTCACCGGCCGGCAGAACCTCCACCTGTTCGGCCGGCTGCACCGGGTGCGCGGACCGGCAGGCCGGACCGCCGAGCTCCTCGACCGCTTCGGGCTGACGGAGGCCGCCGACCGGCCCGCCTCCACCTACTCCGGCGGCATGCGCCGCCGCCTGGACCTCGCGGCGAGCCTGATCCGCCGCCCCGACGTGCTGTTCCTGGACGAGCCGACGACCGGACTCGACCCGGCCAGCCGCAACCTGGTCTGGGACGTGGTGCGCGGCCTGACCGCCGAGGGCACGACCGTGCTGCTCACCACCCAGTACCTGGAGGAGGCCGACCGACTCGCCGACGACATCGCCCTGGTGGACCGGGGCCGGGTCGCGCACACCGGGTCGCCGGCGCAGCTCAAGGCGCTGGTCGGGGCGCACGCCGAGGTCGTCGTGCCGGATGCGGACGTGCTCACGGAGGCGGCGGCCGTGCTCGACCGGCTCACGGGCGGGCAGCCGTCGTTCGACCGGGAGCGCAACGCCGTCGCCGTGGTCAGCAAGGACCCGACGCTCACCCTGCCGCTGCTGGTGCGCGCCCTGGACACGGCGGGCGTGCCGCTGCTCGACGCGAGCCTGCGGCCCCCGACCCTCGACGACGTGTTCCTGCGCCTCACCGAGAACACCGACACAGTGAAGGAGCGTGCCGCATGA